The following proteins are co-located in the Fimbriiglobus ruber genome:
- a CDS encoding response regulator: MTVIQENPETILDAVAPLHMRILCVDDNHDAADSLAEILRIYGADVRVCYDGIVALTEAEDFSPQVGIFDIHMPGFDGCELARRIRSHGPSPLFLIAMTGVSDDYARQRTKAAGFDVHLTKAAPLEVLLNQLADCSRWLSHP, translated from the coding sequence ATGACTGTCATCCAGGAAAACCCTGAAACAATATTGGACGCCGTGGCCCCCTTGCACATGCGGATTCTCTGCGTCGATGACAATCACGACGCGGCGGACTCCCTCGCGGAAATCCTCCGGATATACGGGGCGGACGTCCGCGTCTGTTATGACGGGATCGTTGCGCTCACAGAGGCGGAGGACTTCTCACCCCAGGTCGGGATCTTCGACATCCACATGCCCGGGTTCGACGGGTGCGAACTGGCGCGGCGCATCCGCTCCCACGGCCCTTCCCCCTTGTTTTTGATCGCCATGACCGGCGTCAGCGACGACTACGCCCGCCAGCGGACAAAAGCAGCCGGCTTCGACGTCCACCTGACCAAGGCGGCCCCTCTCGAAGTACTCCTCAACCAGCTCGCCGATTGCAGCCGGTGGCTTTCTCATCCCTGA
- the rsmH gene encoding 16S rRNA (cytosine(1402)-N(4))-methyltransferase RsmH, with product MTPHPEPRHVSVLAADVLRLLDPRAGETWVDCTTGAGGHARLIADRVGPGGRVIGLDQDEGMLALARPRLDGLPVTLVRANFDQLPEVLERLGLERVDGLLADLGFCSDQLDDPDRGLSFRDDGPLDMRLDPTSGQTAADLVNTMGERALADVIWEYGEERHSRRVARRVVERRAEKPFETTREFAEFVRGCVPRSPDSFRIHPATRVFQALRIAVNDELGALDRLLAALPKLIRPGGRAGFISFHSLEDRRVKQVLFRSPDVWTPATKKPVEAGDDETARNPRARSAKLRVAVRI from the coding sequence ATGACCCCACATCCCGAGCCGCGGCACGTGTCCGTGCTGGCAGCCGACGTCCTCCGGTTACTTGATCCGCGAGCCGGGGAAACCTGGGTCGATTGCACGACCGGCGCCGGCGGCCACGCGCGATTGATCGCCGACCGCGTCGGCCCGGGCGGGCGGGTCATCGGGTTGGACCAGGACGAGGGAATGCTCGCGCTCGCCCGGCCGCGATTAGACGGGCTGCCCGTGACTCTGGTCCGGGCGAACTTCGATCAACTGCCGGAAGTCCTCGAACGACTTGGTCTTGAGCGCGTGGACGGCTTACTCGCCGACCTCGGCTTCTGCTCGGACCAGCTCGACGACCCGGACCGGGGGCTGAGCTTCCGGGACGACGGGCCGCTCGACATGCGGCTCGATCCCACCAGCGGACAAACGGCCGCCGACCTGGTGAACACGATGGGCGAGCGGGCGCTGGCCGACGTGATTTGGGAATACGGCGAAGAGCGACACAGCCGGCGGGTCGCCCGGCGGGTGGTCGAGCGGCGGGCCGAGAAGCCGTTCGAGACGACCCGCGAGTTCGCGGAATTCGTTCGCGGGTGCGTGCCCCGGTCGCCCGACTCGTTCCGAATTCACCCCGCGACCCGCGTGTTCCAGGCGCTGCGGATCGCGGTGAACGACGAACTCGGGGCACTCGACCGGTTGCTCGCGGCCCTGCCGAAGCTGATCCGGCCGGGAGGACGGGCCGGATTCATCAGTTTTCACTCGCTGGAAGACCGGCGGGTGAAACAGGTTCTTTTTCGGTCGCCGGACGTGTGGACGCCGGCGACCAAGAAGCCGGTCGAAGCCGGCGACGACGAAACGGCCCGGAACCCGCGGGCCCGGAGCGCCAAACTTCGAGTTGCGGTTCGCATTTAG